One genomic region from Ptychodera flava strain L36383 chromosome 5, AS_Pfla_20210202, whole genome shotgun sequence encodes:
- the LOC139133806 gene encoding mRNA export factor-like: MSLYSGTTSGFGTTGSVFGQTAADHNPMKDIEVASPPDDSVSCMAFSPMAMGSTFLIAGSWANDVRCWEIQNTGQTVPKAQQTHTGPVLDVCWHDDGTKVFTASSDKTAKMWDLNSNQAIQIAQHDAPIKSIHWIKAPNYSCAVTGSWDKTLKFWDTRTPNPMMTLQLPERCYCMDVMYPMAVVGTAGRGIIVYQLENQPSEYKRIESPLKYQHRCVAIFKDKKQAPTGFALGSIEGRVAIQFVQAANPKDNFTFKCHRSNGSTNSIQDIFAVNGIAFHPEHGTLATCGSDGRFSFWDKDARTKLKTSEALEQPITCCTFNAQGNIFAYASSYDWSKGHEYFNPQKKNYIFLRGNANEELKPRSRK; the protein is encoded by the exons ATGAGCCTGTATAGCGGTACCACAAGTGGTTTTGGTACAACAGGATCTGTGTTTGGTCAAACAGCTGCTGATCACAATCCTATGAAAGATATAGAAGTAGCATCACCACCAGATGACAGTGTTAGCTGTATGGCATTCAGTCCCATGGCTATGGGATCTACATTTCTCATTGCTGGTTCATGGGCTAATGAT GTAAGATGCTGGGAAATCCAAAACACAGGACAGACAGTTCCCAAAGCTCAACAAACACATACTGGACCAGTACTTGATGTGTGCTGGCATGAT GATGGTACAAAAGTATTCACAGCATCAAGCGACAAAACTGCCAAAATGTGGGATTTGAATTCCAACCAAGCCATTCAAATAGCTCAG CATGATGCTCCAATTAAATCAATACATTGGATAAAAGCACCAAATTACAGCTGTGCAGTAACTGGAAGCTGGGACAAAACACTAAAG TTCTGGGATACTCGCACTCCAAACCCTATGATGACTTTACAGCTTCCAGAAAGATGTTACTGCATGGATGTA ATGTATCCGATGGCTGTAGTTGGAACGGCTGGACGAGGAATTATTGTGTATCAATTAGAAAATCAACCATCAGAATACAAACGTATTGAGTCACCATTGAAATACCAG CATCGTTGTGTTGCAATATTCAAAGATAAGAAACAAGCACCCACTGGATTTGCACTGGGTAGTATAGAAGGACGTGTTGCAATTCAGTTTGTTCAGGCTGCTAACCC GAAAGACAACTTTACATTCAAATGTCATCGATCAAACGGCAGCACCAATTCAATCCAGGATATATTTGCT GTGAATGGTATTGCATTTCATCCTGAACATGGAACTCTGGCAACATGTGGCTCAGACGGAAGATTCAGCTTCTGGGACAAAGATGCCAGAACAAAACTGAAGACTTCAGAGGCATTGGAACAGCCAATCACATGTTGTACATTCAATGCACAGGgcaatatatttgcatatgcatcGAGCTATGATTGGTCAAAG GGCCATGAGTACTTCAATCCTCagaagaaaaattacattttcctcCGGGGCAACGCTAATGAAGAGCTCAAACCAAGAAGTAGAAAATAA